Sequence from the Rutidosis leptorrhynchoides isolate AG116_Rl617_1_P2 chromosome 3, CSIRO_AGI_Rlap_v1, whole genome shotgun sequence genome:
atgacttgtttttattctcggatagatgAAGGAtggtctacatcttacctccccatagaccacttatgtggtattgaattttgttgttgttttgaGACATAAAAGCACCTGGAGTACGAGTTGTCACCAAAGTTCCATAAAAAAAGTTTCACCTTGAGACGCTGAAATTGTAATTACCCCACCAAAGTTCCACTTGATGTTGCATCGAAGTTCCACTCTCGAAATCTTGAACGGATTGGTTTTTGAcaatttctattttatttttattttattcattcTTCCTATTACATAACTGTTCACTAAACCAACCCTCCACTTTTTAATTTCAAAGTTTCTTATTTAAAACTGGAGCCTAGCATTCTTAATACAATACGGATGGTTTCCATCACGTTGAGAGTTGAAATAAACAATGTCATTCGCAACAAAAACGACTTTACCGTCAAGTCATAATAATCTCATATATCATAACCTCAAGCTGACATTACCAAGTAAGAGACAATAAAATTCCTAAATTCATGATCACAATTTACATTTCATCATTCAGTTTTCATATCAGCATTATCAGTTAAGTTACTACCACTTCTATAACAAAATCATTTGTACCTTCATAGCAGCAGCAATTATTACTCGTTAGTTTCAGTGCCTAATTGTAAGCTCGGCTCTAAGATGCAAAGCATCATCAATAAAGTAAACACTTTCTTCCCCAATAAACGACGTCCATGGAATCCCAAACAAGTTACGGTACCCAACAGCCTTTCCACCTGTAAAAGTGTAGTTCCCCTTGTATTTGCTGACGAACTCTTCCATAGGCTTTGACCTAGCAGCAAATTCATAATCAACCGCAAAAGAAACCGACCCTTTTTCCTGCATACCTAAAAAAAGCCCAAAGCAGTGAAACGAGCTTTGTTGGTCCATGTTACAATGAGCGGACAAGAAAAACCCTTGCCCGCCCAAATGAAACGCTTGGGAATAAACCCGCCCAGATGGAAACAAACTTGCACACTCGTCACGTTTCAGATCCAAGTACACCACACACTGCGGATGCGGCTGTTCGAATTCAACCACCTTAACGGGCCTATATTTATAGGCCCGTTCCACAAATCGACGGTAAAGATTTGAGCTTTCATCACTGATATACGCCCGTTGTTTGTGAGGGGTCTCGGCTTTGAAAAATAGTGCTTCGATTACGGCCTTTTGGGCGAATTCGGGgtcaaagtcaacgcaagtcatgACCTTTCTGAGTTTTCTGCATGTCATGTAAGGGAAACGGATAAACCGTGCAAGACGGGTCGTTAGAACTAGACGACGGTCCTCTAATTTAGGGTACTGGATCCGGACCCACTTGATGAGAAAGTCGTAAACTGCATCCTCAGAAGCCACCTGGAGATCATCACTAGAAAAAATAGCCTCCACCCCAGCCAGTGGCAAGTTAAGAACCTCGTCTTGAAACCTGCCAATCATAACAAAATAATTTTTttgattaatttcatataaaagttCTCCCTTTTAAAATTACAACAAGGGTATTCTAGAATATTCAGTAACGATCAAgaagcaaggttgcaaaaatcactACTCAGGGaatactcggatgttgaccaagtttgactttgaccaagtttgactgagTTTGACCGAGTTTGGCTGAGTTTGACCGAGTACTTTCAGACTTCAGAGTACTAGCCGAGTAAATCTGAGTTCTGAAACAGTGTTAAGGAGGATGCTTACTTGGTTAAATCCTTATAGCGAACAGCAAGGAACTGCTTGGCGGCATCAGTCAATGGCTGAATGGCTTCAGCCATTAAAACGCTAGAAGGAAATTCGAGATAAAGTATTGCTGATTCAGGTGTCATAGGCAGATTTCTCAATAATCGGCTGCAGTATCTCATGCACGAAGCAACCTCAAATTTGTCAGCAGCCATTAGTACATCGAGCAGAGCAGGAGCAGTAGTTGCAGACAAGGTATTGCTGTATATAAAGTTCAACAGGTCCATTAGGGCAGCTTcctctgttaaaaaaaaaaataaacacaaaATAAATGATTAATAAAGAATTATTCGTAAATAGATCAATGTTACGATGTAAGACTCAAAATGATTAACAAACCTGAAGCGTTAATTCGCAAGTTTACATGGCGCTGTTCTGACTCCCTCATTCCATTTGAAAAGAGCTGCATGAAAAGTATACGAGCAaacttagtattattaattactaatagaataaaggatttttctaaCTAAGGTGCCAAAAACACTTGTACTTTTTAATAACCGCCATGTAAAAGTCAACGTTAACCACTTTGTACATGCTCCTTAATGACAGCCCGTTAGAAAAATCCATATATAAAATAGAGAAAATAAATCCACCTTAGCAATGTGACATTACCTTGTAAAAAAATGGACTTCTTGCAGCTAATATTGGAGAGCTAATATGTAATGTTTTAACTCTAACAACTGTTGAACACTCCATGCTCCAGCTTAAATTATTGTCCTTTGCACCTTCATTTGATATAATACAATCAATATTAGTAGTGATATTTGAAATAGAATGACAATAAGCAAATAGATTTACAGTAAACATTTGATTTGAGATTAGTGAAAATTAGTAACATATGAGTAATAATCCAGAATCATAAATTAATAGATGATTAATACCTGTTGGTGACTCTTCAATCATTGCAGCAGGTTCATCATCCTGAGTTTCTGGGCCCACACCATCATCAGTTTGATTGAGAACTTGTTCCTCTGGATACACAAGACCAATGTCTATGTCTATAACTGTGAATATTTATATACATTGTTAAAAGTCAATATAAACACGTGCATGCATAAGATATATGATATAAGATTATGCAGACGTACATGCAGAGCAGTCATCTAGAGAGGGTCATACTATTTAAGAGTTAAGACCCTAATAATGTCTAAATAAGATAACAGAACAATATATGGAAAAGATGTAACATAGAGATACATATTGCAGATGTCATATAATAGCACAAATAGGTGTTGTCTGTTTAATATACAATAAACCGCAACAACTTTTTGTTAAACTGCAAAAGTCGAACAGTAATGATTGGATTTTCCCTTAAACCTTGAAATGAAAGTTGCTCAAGATAATGATATGATTATATGGCATCAATAAAGGGATATGGCAGAATCTAAAATAAGACCTTCATAAATACTTTCGATAAGATTACGCTGTATGCCAAAAGcagaatattattaatatagaGTAAATCAGTAAACTAAGTATGATTGCGCAACTACTTCATACATAAGCAGGAAAAGATTACATTTCCATATACCATAGTGGTTATGGTGTTGGTGACAATTAATCTTAAATGGTGATATAATAGTTCCTAACATTATTTTACCAATTGTTTAATGTATGAAAATGAAATTAAAACAAAATCGAACACATTATCAGCTTGTCATTGTATGAACTATGAACAACACAATGTTACGGCACTTAGCTACCTGAATTGCGACAACGTTAACACTAACTTTAGATGGAGTACTAATTAACTAATAAGGCAAATAAATTAAGCACACAATGATTGCACTCGTGAGAAGGTATAATGCGAGACTCCCATCCCTAGAGGTAGATGCTATAAATGGTTGCTCCTAATTTCATTTGAATTTATAAGGCAGCCTCTCCTAATTATTCGCTATGCTCTAAGAATAACATAAGGAAAATGTATATCTTATATCTTACTATTCTAATTATATGGTTCACACACATAACAAAAAACTTAGAAATGTCTCGCAGACGTTTTTATTATGTctgcagaccttattatgtcttatggcTGCGCGCCAGCAGCCATAAGACATAATAAAGTCGGcagcctcgcagacttagaaatgtgcttctaagtgATGCAGACAGAATTAAGTTATGTTGCAGGCAGAAAAAAAACTTCATTATTCGGCATAAAGACCTTCAGATCACATTTTTTTAACAGACATGGTCCGCAAATATTCAGACAAATCTTAAAAAACAAACCGCACCTAAAAGCTCTTGATAATCTTTATACCTCAACTACGTTCTAAACTACTAACTTCCAGCCAGAGCTATATCTTTAACCTAACATTAGAAAATTCAACACCAATATAATTCAGATTAAATTACTCACAAACCATAAGGATAGCTAATGGATTAAAAATTTTTACAGAAAGAATAAAAAAAAGAGATAAGGGCGTATATGACCAGATTATACCTAAATTCATTCATCTCATTCTTtcaaaacaataaaaataaaaaaaaataaaaaatgcatGTATATAATTACAACATATGGTCATATGCACAAAATTTTAGCAATTAAAAAAAGAGAGAGAACTGACCATTTTCTTTTTTAAGATCTTCACGACGTCGTTTTCGATTTCGAGCCCAATCAGCTAAGCTGGTACAAGCGTCACCATCGATTGTAGACTCTGGCGGTTCCGAAATGATTTCAATACGAAGAAGACGATCGGAGAAATTGCTATCGTTAAACGCAAAACCAAAGTCTCCGTGGCCGTGACCGTTTTCCGGCGAGTAGGTGGAGTCCATAACCGCCGTTCTAGGATCGAACAGATCTAAATTTGAATCTCTCATTCGTATGTGattttgttttaaaattttgtGGGAATTTGAAAAACCCTAATTAGAGAAGGAAGAGGAATAAACGAAACAAAATGATATAGCAGCACGGGTATAGGCGTATAGTTTGTTGCCCGTACGGAAAATAAAAAAGAGTTTTGTATTTACACGCGAAATATACGAAACATCTACAGCTACAGTAATTGTTATTTAAAAAACTTTTGTACTGTACATATCTTTTTTTAAAGGCCAATATTTTATTAACACGAAATGGTCCAAAGGGGGGCCAGCCCAATACACGAAAATTGTCTTAGCCTGTATTACATCGATATAACTCAAATATGTTGCAAAGAGTACAACTATGAACTAGGATTGAATAAGTACAGAAAATTGACTTGCGAATTAAGCTTCACAAGACCAGATCCAGGATAGCGATACCATCTTCCGGTTCTTGATTCGGTTTGAGATCCATTCGAACAATTTGAGTTAAAATTTCATTAAAATAGTCGCACTATTCCAGTAACGATTTTTGAAGACTTTTTGGTTTCTAATACTCTATATTGAATACGCACATGACCATTCCAAAGCTTGCCAAATACTCGAATTTAAAGGGGATAGAGCACGATTGCATTTCCCACGAAAGGCTTCGTTTAAGCTAAGATTTGTAACCGCCCCCAATCCTCACTATTTATATACTTTCTCCCAAATATCCAAGGAATGCCGACAGAATAACAAGATGTGGTCAATTGTTTCCACATCATCATCGCATAAAGAACATCTAATGGAGTCTAGATCGATACCTCTTTTATCAAGTTCGGTATGAACCGGAATCTGTCTTTTTAATATCCTCCATATGAAAATCTGCACTTTTGACAGGACGAGATGATTTATAAGCGTTTCTTCACTTGAATTAATGCAAAAAAGCTGTTCGTCGATGATCATTGATAGTTGTTTTGTTGTAAATTTCCCGTTTGTGGCTAAATTTCAAATTCATGAATCCATGTTCCTGTTATGTTTAGAGCACTCCCTATGGTTTCACCATTACCCATATAATGCTATGGATGCCATAGCTTCATTACCCACTCTTCTTGATGCTATGTTTAGAGCACTCCCTATGGTTTCACCATAGCTTCATTACTCACTCTTCTTGATGATGTGGCATCCATTACCCATATAATGCTATATGCATAGATTAGTTATAAGGCTTCATTATCCGTCTTCTCCATCAATTTAACGAAACCATGAACTTCAAGTTATATAAATTGTGGGTTTTGCTGCTCCTGCATATCACTTTTTTGCATTCCAAACACCCCTTTCAACCAATGTACAAGTTTATATGCATTTTGTACAAGTTTACTATTATTATTTGTGctagttaaaataaatataaaaagaaattaattaatgacGTGGCAGTTAAGGGTAagatgttttagccatgataggtaGTGTTTAGTTATAGGATTTTATGGGTTATTTATAGGATTtgggtgctgatgtggcgctgttgTGGAAGTTAAGAGGATGAACAGCGTTAGTCACGATATGGAGTGGCCTTAACGTACATATCAATTGCAATAACCAGTTGCTCGAGGTCGAAAATTGCTCTCCCTGACAGTGGACGTTTCCAGCTCCACTGTTTATCACATGCTTGCTCGATCCATTGAACACGATCATGTACCATAGCCTCCTGATTTGTCTCTAAAATGATATAGTTGTATTTCTCTTGAATAGGGTTCGGGCAGAGCCATGAGTCCTTCCAGAATTTGGTGTCGGCCCTATTCCCAATCGACTTTGTAAATGAGCTAGCAAAATTCAAGCCCAACTTCTCGGTTTCTATCCTGCACGCAAAATATTTAACTAAACAccactagggatgacaatggatcggatatgtaacatcccgtcttttttcgtttacttttcgtctgtctattttaaagtccgttatataattataacatctttcattaatacgcgttttaaaatatttcgtttaggtatttCATGCACTCGCTTCAAACttaagggactaaacttgccaagagaccaaacttttgactaggtcaaatggtcaacaccatctcctccattcattcatcctccacttttcctttatacttccatctttttctctcaacacccaaatcaaagaatcatcatccattttcgatctagaaagtgttcatcaaaacaaattacatatttagaatccttgcatcttcctcttcgaatccataccaacttcatctcatttgggtaactttctaaaaatactagattctttgttcttgatgtttttaacttatagaagtgttaattagtgtctatggctcaagtctaacatgaatatgtgatttatatgctcgaccttgttattttaagtaactagcatgaacttgaaatttggtgtgtttgatcttgtgatttggttgcttaaatgttgttagatgttaaaagtgcatgtattgaatgtgttactagcatcactagcttcaatttggtgagtaggttgacatggaaaagcttcataaacataattgttaagtttatgattttgagttagggtttgatagaagtaaaatgaacttttgatgcattgaatgctttgcaatgttatttgtaagtgtctagttgtattgtatgcgtaattatctacgaaacagcgtatcatatgtgtgcatttaattcccgaatcatcaatatgcatttatgaacttgaagcatttatgatgagcattaattgatcattcaatttggaaatttgattattgtaaatgatgattttggttgatgaaatgtgtttagttgcattcctcgttaaattacctttccaacgatgtatggtatgcgttttaggtgtttacggtttatgatttgtgcttaattgaagtttggttgagacttgaacaattgaaactgaccaggcaccagttcacgttgattgccgcggcggGCACTCCTTGGTAGCGGCGCAACATTAGGCGTGGCCAGGGACTGATCAACTTTACTTTTACAccgaaaattctaactatgctacgcatctccgattgacatgtaacttattctaacatgcttatatatgattaattagcttagaaaaatagttcgggaccggacccgaacgtgttaactttttcgttgactttgacttgaccaaagttgacttttgttcaaacttaaccaaatacttttgcaatcattctaacatgcctttatatttgtatcatgcatgaaacttggcaacgtgattcacatgctatatatataatcgagtcgtaacgagccataggactaattgaacaactttgatcaatcatgtttaccgttattgattcgacctacttgtttaggtcaagactagcatccgttcttgcacacgtttacttgtgaagtacttttacctttgtgcactcaaggtgagatcatagtcccacttttactcttttaaacttacatttgggatgagaaaacataaacgtttcgttttacaaagtgaatacaagtacggaaacaaacattctacgtacgagttagaacaaaaatcctcaattcgattatcattagttacacttgccgggtgtaagcgagaacatatgttgtatggccatatgggtttgacaaaccctcattcggacggttcgctaccgttattaggatgaaatatattttcgagaaacagtgtaggttctaacactatgtgtatggggttcgtggaaagttaagccttgataattgggtgctcgttgatagtgttccaaatgaacatatatttagtagcaatatcgttccaatatgtaaagtttttaaatgtaatttccttatttttagttgtaatagttaaataaataagtgcgaagacgaaagacgcaaatcgctcgaaaatgaagatttaaagacaaaaacgaagatttgaaagaccaaaacatccaaaaagctcaaaagtacaagatacaattaaaaaggttcaatttatt
This genomic interval carries:
- the LOC139897143 gene encoding BTB/POZ domain-containing protein POB1-like, producing MRDSNLDLFDPRTAVMDSTYSPENGHGHGDFGFAFNDSNFSDRLLRIEIISEPPESTIDGDACTSLADWARNRKRRREDLKKENVIDIDIGLVYPEEQVLNQTDDGVGPETQDDEPAAMIEESPTGAKDNNLSWSMECSTVVRVKTLHISSPILAARSPFFYKLFSNGMRESEQRHVNLRINASEEAALMDLLNFIYSNTLSATTAPALLDVLMAADKFEVASCMRYCSRLLRNLPMTPESAILYLEFPSSVLMAEAIQPLTDAAKQFLAVRYKDLTKFQDEVLNLPLAGVEAIFSSDDLQVASEDAVYDFLIKWVRIQYPKLEDRRLVLTTRLARFIRFPYMTCRKLRKVMTCVDFDPEFAQKAVIEALFFKAETPHKQRAYISDESSNLYRRFVERAYKYRPVKVVEFEQPHPQCVVYLDLKRDECASLFPSGRVYSQAFHLGGQGFFLSAHCNMDQQSSFHCFGLFLGMQEKGSVSFAVDYEFAARSKPMEEFVSKYKGNYTFTGGKAVGYRNLFGIPWTSFIGEESVYFIDDALHLRAELTIRH